A single Pseudoalteromonas rubra DNA region contains:
- a CDS encoding Nramp family divalent metal transporter, translating into MLKKLKNLGPGVIVTAAFIGPGTITACTLAGAQFGYALLWALVFATLATIILQEMSARAGIVTQQGLGAVIHQSLADSIWKWPLFILIIVAICVGNAAYEAGNLVGAALGIEAITTPGKWVFRGSIIALTAVGAVILILGTYKQIERILITLVAIMALAFVVTFFLVDPDLTALLKGMATPQLPEGSLLTVIALIGTTVVPYNLFLHASAAKAHWTNPEDIPQARADTAISIGLGGLIAILVTSTAAASIFTLGLSVNNAVDMAKVFEPLFGSLSKYLLGIGLFAAGLSSVITAPLATSYVVTELLQLNTEVDTRAFRLISVTVIVIGAVLSMANIKPIEIILLAQFANGLLLPIIAGFLLYVMNNKRMLGKYANTTVSNILGFSVLLFTAMLGIRLIAKSLGWI; encoded by the coding sequence ATGCTAAAGAAACTTAAAAACCTGGGGCCAGGCGTAATTGTGACCGCCGCTTTTATAGGTCCTGGCACTATTACCGCGTGTACGTTAGCCGGTGCTCAGTTTGGTTATGCTTTGTTATGGGCGTTGGTTTTTGCAACTCTGGCAACCATCATTTTGCAGGAGATGTCAGCCCGCGCCGGGATAGTAACACAGCAGGGGCTGGGGGCCGTGATCCATCAATCGCTGGCCGACTCGATTTGGAAGTGGCCATTGTTTATCTTAATCATTGTGGCCATTTGTGTCGGAAATGCTGCGTATGAGGCGGGCAATTTAGTGGGTGCTGCGCTGGGTATTGAGGCGATCACGACGCCGGGCAAGTGGGTCTTTCGTGGCTCTATTATTGCATTGACGGCGGTTGGTGCCGTGATTTTAATTCTCGGTACTTACAAACAAATAGAGCGTATCTTGATCACGCTGGTGGCAATTATGGCATTGGCTTTTGTGGTCACCTTTTTCCTGGTTGATCCAGATTTAACGGCGCTGCTAAAGGGCATGGCAACCCCTCAATTACCAGAAGGGTCTTTGCTGACAGTGATAGCGCTGATAGGCACAACTGTGGTGCCTTACAACCTGTTTTTACATGCGTCGGCAGCTAAGGCGCATTGGACAAATCCGGAGGATATCCCACAAGCGCGTGCAGATACTGCCATTTCCATTGGTCTGGGTGGGCTTATCGCCATTCTGGTGACCTCTACGGCAGCGGCGAGTATCTTTACCCTCGGTTTGAGTGTTAATAATGCCGTTGATATGGCCAAAGTGTTTGAGCCGCTGTTTGGCAGTTTGTCTAAATACCTGTTGGGCATTGGCTTGTTTGCTGCGGGATTGAGCAGTGTTATCACAGCGCCACTGGCAACCAGTTACGTGGTCACCGAGTTGCTGCAATTGAACACCGAAGTAGACACGCGGGCCTTTCGCTTGATCAGCGTTACTGTGATAGTGATTGGTGCCGTTTTATCTATGGCCAATATTAAACCCATAGAGATCATTCTGTTGGCTCAGTTTGCCAACGGCCTGTTATTGCCAATTATCGCCGGTTTTTTGCTGTATGTTATGAACAACAAACGAATGCTAGGGAAATACGCAAATACTACGGTTTCGAATATTCTGGGCTTTTCTGTGCTGCTCTTTACCGCCATGCTGGGTATTCGTTTGATAGCAAAATCTCTGGGGTGGATTTGA
- a CDS encoding TonB-dependent receptor, with the protein MPLAPHKNHLFKKSLLACSVALSGFGTSVYAAQTYADTDEQKIERIAVVGATTNSEITPEVLENYQANDLEDVFRHTPSVTVGGSLGIAQKVFVRGLEDSMVNVTVDGAPQTSTLFHHIGRVAIEPELLRSVEVQAGAGEATAGSGAVGGAIRFKTKSADDLLKASERFGGTVKASYFTNDGHKESVSLYGKVTDSIGVLASYVTVSRENMEDGDGQEIPGTAADQTLGFVKVNTQLTDNQELVVSFERRKEEGKFGKQTNWAPLQTDPLFSSWGERETLVLNHTWYHSALVNLETTVYQTESSFKRELYTWDASIETTGFDIRNTSDIGAHTVTYGIERKNDKVDSESYGDFGGIYDEDGTVTGLYVQDHWQMRDDLLLSFGLRHDSYELDHSGIDANWVKVDGVWVIEKDGNGNPVTTSNAFSTEKQDGISKNVGLVYELADNLKLSLGYAEALRGRQVADAFTVGELTPNENLNPEEVENTELGLQYNDGTWMLEASLYVSTIDDVVFDKFKGREGVFYENIGELESKGFELVAGYQADNFDVIISYNNNDVELNNAVFNLPDPAAPDSTKPVTINGIDMAAYEYGGLGNAVGDSVNVNFNYRLNEQIKLGWNYNYVASLNDIEVFHRSMELGWVTELETISKPSYQLVDAYISYAPFEALKVDLSVQNLLDESYRSHGSVADYGHIPGYENVVGIKEAGRDIRLTLTYQF; encoded by the coding sequence ATGCCACTTGCCCCACATAAAAATCATTTGTTTAAAAAAAGTTTGTTAGCCTGTTCGGTTGCTTTGAGCGGTTTTGGAACCAGCGTTTATGCTGCGCAGACTTACGCTGACACTGACGAGCAGAAAATAGAGCGGATCGCGGTCGTTGGTGCCACAACCAATTCAGAGATCACGCCTGAGGTGTTAGAAAATTATCAGGCGAACGACTTGGAAGACGTTTTTCGCCATACTCCGTCGGTTACGGTCGGCGGATCCTTGGGGATTGCACAAAAGGTTTTTGTCCGGGGTCTGGAAGATTCCATGGTGAATGTCACGGTGGATGGTGCGCCACAAACTAGTACCTTGTTCCATCATATTGGCCGGGTTGCAATAGAGCCGGAGTTGCTGCGTAGCGTTGAAGTGCAAGCGGGGGCTGGTGAGGCAACGGCAGGTTCAGGCGCCGTAGGCGGTGCTATTCGTTTTAAAACCAAAAGTGCTGATGATTTACTCAAAGCCAGTGAACGATTTGGCGGTACAGTTAAAGCGAGTTATTTCACCAATGATGGCCACAAAGAAAGCGTATCTTTATACGGTAAAGTCACCGATTCGATAGGTGTGCTGGCCTCGTATGTCACTGTTAGCCGGGAGAACATGGAAGATGGTGATGGTCAGGAAATTCCTGGGACTGCTGCTGATCAGACCCTAGGGTTTGTGAAAGTTAATACGCAACTGACTGACAATCAGGAGTTGGTTGTTAGTTTTGAGCGTCGCAAAGAAGAAGGTAAATTTGGTAAGCAAACCAACTGGGCACCGCTACAGACCGATCCACTGTTCTCATCCTGGGGGGAGCGCGAAACTTTGGTTCTAAACCATACCTGGTATCACAGCGCTTTGGTTAATTTAGAAACCACGGTTTATCAGACCGAGTCATCATTTAAACGTGAGTTATATACCTGGGATGCGTCGATTGAAACGACCGGCTTTGATATTCGCAATACCAGTGATATTGGTGCGCACACCGTGACATATGGTATCGAGCGCAAAAATGACAAAGTAGACTCTGAGTCTTATGGCGATTTTGGCGGCATTTATGATGAAGATGGCACAGTGACTGGGCTCTATGTGCAGGATCACTGGCAAATGCGCGACGATTTACTGCTGAGTTTTGGCTTGCGTCATGACAGTTATGAACTCGATCACAGCGGTATTGATGCAAACTGGGTGAAAGTGGATGGTGTCTGGGTTATCGAAAAAGATGGCAATGGCAATCCAGTGACAACCAGCAACGCATTTTCAACGGAAAAACAGGATGGGATCAGTAAAAACGTCGGCCTTGTGTACGAGCTTGCTGACAATCTCAAGCTGTCGTTGGGCTACGCCGAAGCGCTGCGTGGCAGGCAGGTGGCTGATGCCTTCACTGTCGGTGAGTTAACACCCAATGAAAACCTGAACCCTGAAGAGGTTGAAAATACTGAACTGGGTCTGCAATACAACGATGGCACCTGGATGCTGGAAGCGTCATTGTATGTCAGTACCATAGATGATGTGGTATTTGACAAGTTTAAAGGCAGAGAAGGCGTTTTCTATGAAAACATCGGTGAGTTAGAAAGCAAAGGATTTGAGCTGGTTGCAGGATATCAGGCGGATAATTTTGATGTGATTATCAGCTACAACAATAATGATGTTGAACTGAATAATGCCGTATTTAACTTGCCAGATCCGGCAGCCCCGGATTCTACTAAACCCGTTACAATCAATGGTATCGATATGGCCGCCTATGAATATGGCGGGCTGGGGAATGCAGTTGGCGATTCGGTCAATGTTAATTTTAACTACCGCCTGAATGAACAGATCAAACTGGGCTGGAATTATAATTATGTCGCAAGCCTCAATGATATCGAGGTTTTCCATCGCTCTATGGAGCTGGGCTGGGTCACTGAACTGGAAACCATCAGTAAGCCAAGTTATCAACTGGTTGATGCTTACATCAGCTATGCGCCGTTTGAGGCATTAAAAGTGGACTTGTCTGTTCAGAACCTGCTCGATGAATCATATCGTAGTCATGGCAGTGTCGCCGACTATGGTCATATCCCTGGCTATGAAAATGTGGTTGGTATCAAAGAAGCCGGTCGTGACATTCGTTTAACGCTGACCTATCAGTTCTAA
- a CDS encoding peptidase S41, translating to MRNQLLFICISLCLTACGGSGGNKGNENTQSPGSSPVSPPDNNRLPDSPQARPDVTFNEALIDDVEHFVTLAHSVQYFYPSEEVSASNWPLFIAESIVELSQTEEAARSDKGIELLRQIAPYVTTQQDHLPTLEQQTQVMAWQQNAPFSQRFYERDLRSGNYDSLSNQLYLPNNRYATLDYGQQRVYVPLYLPAQAQLTGDTFSRVGRWQLTENFEQPEICMATVSGMWAMIQHFWPYFHQVELNWTQSLKPLLNACTESDLTQRNTRIYTEFTKLNDNHLNIALPNPELPPFDYYMPFFFEMVEGKAIVTRTEQNNPSEIEIGDEITSIDGEAVQAYLQNRTAHSFYNQLQGVNRVARMHFYQTSSTPVHYEIKKPDERVIQQTVTPLKSESALNFSGLRYVPHSVDVLEPLGDNIYRINVYNVEQQGLSSLKSQLAEAKAVVLDMRHYPTSWPGWQGVLSWFIKTDAVNNTLANYWQGAPNQSDVQVQSLPQTIRIAQDALNIPAIALASRESQSRNEHALVFARAGGIKVLGEATSGINGEVFEADFFNFSDNLSRDNIFVFTNMLANRLNGDPLINAGVEIDIWVPRTIESVITHQDNQLVEAVKYLKAQLE from the coding sequence ATGCGAAATCAGTTGCTTTTTATATGCATAAGTTTGTGTTTGACGGCCTGTGGCGGCAGTGGGGGTAACAAAGGTAATGAGAACACCCAATCTCCGGGTTCAAGCCCAGTGTCTCCGCCGGATAATAACCGCTTGCCAGACTCTCCCCAGGCGCGTCCCGATGTCACATTTAACGAAGCACTGATTGATGACGTAGAACACTTTGTCACGCTGGCCCATTCAGTGCAGTACTTTTATCCCTCTGAAGAAGTAAGTGCATCAAACTGGCCACTCTTTATTGCCGAGAGTATTGTCGAGTTAAGCCAGACAGAAGAAGCGGCGCGCTCAGACAAGGGCATAGAGTTACTAAGACAAATCGCACCCTATGTCACAACACAACAGGACCACTTGCCCACACTAGAGCAACAAACACAAGTCATGGCCTGGCAACAAAATGCGCCTTTTTCGCAGCGTTTCTATGAAAGAGATCTGCGCTCAGGCAACTACGACTCACTCAGTAACCAGCTGTACTTGCCCAACAACCGATATGCGACACTGGACTATGGCCAGCAAAGGGTTTATGTCCCTTTGTACCTGCCTGCACAAGCTCAGTTGACGGGCGATACATTTTCCCGGGTGGGCCGCTGGCAACTGACAGAAAACTTTGAACAGCCGGAAATATGCATGGCGACCGTCTCTGGCATGTGGGCCATGATCCAGCACTTTTGGCCTTATTTTCACCAAGTCGAACTGAACTGGACGCAAAGCCTTAAGCCATTATTAAATGCCTGCACTGAGTCGGACCTTACGCAAAGAAACACCCGCATTTATACCGAATTTACCAAGCTCAATGACAACCACCTCAATATTGCCTTACCAAACCCCGAGTTGCCTCCGTTTGATTATTACATGCCCTTTTTCTTCGAAATGGTTGAAGGGAAAGCCATTGTTACGCGCACGGAGCAAAACAATCCGTCGGAAATCGAGATTGGCGATGAAATAACCTCCATTGACGGTGAAGCGGTGCAGGCTTATCTGCAAAACCGAACTGCTCATTCTTTCTACAACCAACTACAAGGGGTTAACCGGGTTGCACGCATGCACTTTTACCAAACCTCTTCAACACCCGTTCACTACGAGATAAAAAAGCCAGATGAGCGTGTGATCCAGCAAACCGTAACCCCGCTTAAGAGCGAGAGCGCTCTCAATTTCAGCGGTCTCAGATATGTGCCCCACAGCGTTGATGTGCTGGAACCTTTAGGTGACAACATTTATCGTATTAATGTATATAATGTCGAACAGCAAGGCCTCAGCTCACTCAAGTCGCAGCTGGCAGAGGCCAAAGCCGTCGTGCTGGATATGCGCCATTACCCAACCAGTTGGCCAGGGTGGCAGGGGGTACTCAGTTGGTTTATTAAAACGGATGCCGTTAACAACACGCTTGCCAACTACTGGCAAGGTGCACCCAATCAAAGTGACGTGCAGGTACAAAGCCTGCCACAGACAATCCGTATTGCACAGGACGCACTGAATATTCCGGCAATAGCACTGGCCTCCAGGGAAAGCCAAAGTCGGAATGAGCATGCACTTGTGTTTGCACGCGCTGGCGGAATAAAAGTCCTGGGTGAAGCCACATCAGGGATCAACGGAGAAGTCTTTGAAGCGGATTTCTTTAACTTCTCGGATAACTTGTCTCGGGATAATATTTTTGTCTTTACCAATATGCTTGCAAACCGACTCAATGGTGATCCCTTGATCAACGCGGGCGTCGAAATTGATATATGGGTACCCAGGACGATAGAAAGCGTCATAACACATCAAGATAACCAGCTGGTAGAAGCTGTGAAATACTTAAAAGCGCAGCTAGAGTAA
- a CDS encoding sensor histidine kinase: MKRTFLWKLCIIVATGLVAFFYLLHALTLKTEESMSMIAKADRAELTQWRIKSEQLYMANNIQALNAWLAQLMTEESTWASVASFRAIHLAGEPIDKDIVGTYHFGRSIEWKIHLYFSANPVMELPFEHSNASLLIKLPSRMRPGTYWATTKFLLQVLIPMGVLAVLSVLLYQHIITPLRKLDSATSAFSRGNFKVRLGRYLGKRNDEFAHLAATFDQMAAKIGELIASQRQLIADLSHELRTPLTRLDIAVESFDVDDAQIHLARIARESAQIRKLVEDSLTLAWLENEKPVLKRENVDLVDLLDVLVEDARFEFPDRRIIFDPPANAIVQNSCHRALCPAVENVIRNALRYTPVGKHVQITLTQQSELYCIQIQDQGPGIPEVFLEKVFEPFFRVDNARLAENDSFGLGLALAKRHLASVGASISAHNPSTGGLLVTIMIPICQM; encoded by the coding sequence ATGAAGCGCACATTTCTCTGGAAGTTGTGCATAATTGTGGCAACGGGCCTAGTGGCATTTTTCTACCTGTTACATGCACTGACATTAAAAACAGAAGAAAGCATGAGCATGATTGCAAAAGCGGATCGTGCAGAGCTGACGCAGTGGCGCATCAAGTCTGAACAACTCTATATGGCTAATAATATCCAGGCACTGAATGCCTGGTTAGCGCAACTGATGACGGAAGAATCGACCTGGGCATCGGTCGCCAGTTTCAGGGCGATCCATCTTGCCGGCGAACCGATAGATAAAGACATTGTTGGCACTTACCATTTTGGGCGCAGTATAGAGTGGAAGATTCATCTCTATTTTTCCGCAAATCCGGTGATGGAATTACCCTTTGAGCACAGCAATGCCAGCTTGTTGATAAAGCTACCTAGCAGGATGCGCCCCGGTACTTACTGGGCAACCACCAAGTTTTTGCTTCAGGTCCTGATCCCGATGGGGGTGCTAGCTGTGCTGTCAGTACTACTTTATCAGCACATTATTACTCCGCTGCGCAAGCTGGACAGTGCCACATCGGCGTTTAGCCGGGGTAACTTTAAGGTCAGGCTAGGCAGATATTTAGGAAAACGTAACGATGAGTTTGCTCATCTGGCTGCCACATTTGACCAGATGGCGGCCAAAATTGGCGAGTTGATCGCCAGCCAGCGTCAGCTCATTGCTGATCTGTCTCATGAGTTACGCACACCGCTCACGCGTCTCGACATTGCGGTCGAGAGCTTTGATGTGGATGATGCTCAGATACATCTTGCACGGATCGCGCGCGAGTCTGCTCAGATCAGAAAGCTCGTTGAAGATTCATTGACACTGGCCTGGTTGGAAAATGAAAAACCAGTGCTAAAAAGAGAAAATGTCGACTTAGTGGACTTGCTCGATGTGCTGGTGGAGGATGCCAGGTTCGAGTTTCCCGACAGGCGTATTATTTTCGACCCTCCCGCTAACGCTATTGTTCAAAACAGCTGCCACCGTGCTTTGTGTCCTGCCGTAGAAAACGTTATTCGCAATGCGCTGCGTTACACGCCGGTGGGCAAGCATGTGCAGATCACACTGACACAGCAATCTGAGCTGTATTGCATTCAAATTCAGGATCAGGGGCCAGGGATCCCGGAGGTATTTCTTGAGAAAGTGTTTGAACCATTTTTTCGTGTTGATAACGCCCGTCTTGCAGAAAATGACAGTTTTGGTCTGGGTCTGGCGCTGGCAAAGCGCCATCTGGCGAGTGTGGGAGCCAGTATCTCGGCACATAACCCCAGCACCGGTGGTCTTTTGGTTACGATAATGATTCCTATTTGCCAAATGTAA
- a CDS encoding acyl-CoA thioester hydrolase/BAAT C-terminal domain-containing protein — METTNGPILLVSAIQDKIWPSHAMANKITEPLEQAQFSHPYQHIALPGSHYSFNRETQNQVNQCLTKTLVNQCQ; from the coding sequence GTGGAAACAACCAACGGGCCAATCCTCCTAGTCTCAGCTATACAAGATAAGATTTGGCCGTCACACGCGATGGCAAACAAAATCACCGAGCCGCTCGAACAGGCTCAATTCTCTCATCCATATCAACACATAGCACTACCCGGTAGCCACTACAGTTTTAACCGTGAGACCCAAAACCAGGTCAATCAGTGTCTAACCAAAACGCTGGTTAACCAGTGTCAGTAG
- a CDS encoding PepSY-associated TM helix domain-containing protein, whose translation MKARFRQSMGWLHTWSGVVFAWLLYFIFVTGSVGYFENEIDRWMKPEIVTSNDISDKQAIDLAMAQLGEHADDASQWYVSLPTSRDPYIEISWLQPGDPEKQVRRQWYEKPLEPNTGDITSIRDTSGGETLYRLHYNLHYVPPLVGYILTSLAGMLMLIGLVTGVIIHRKIFAEFFTFRSAKGLRSWLDIHNVFSVLPLPFHLMITYSGVMLLMGVTMSKVIDSQYGEGRQMHRQFYDASQLEDYTTLDTEILPAQLNVDTALSDAKQRVTDQAVNFVGVIDRGTDTEHIEIWFETSEGVEFASLLKYHARTERVEVEIATGKVGRAAAVYDLLEHLHEGLFADIYLRWVYFLCGLFGAAMIASGMIIWLKKQVMKEATPSLLITLIARLNRGALLGLPIAIGCYFLSNRLLAPDMPDRAAWEMHVLFAAWVLCCLYCLINRSREQWSTLLWIAALVYFAIPLVNMLTTHHSVITSLLNADWLMLGFDLSMWLFAGCFGLAATVVSRKHRSSTVAKKEPLVC comes from the coding sequence ATGAAAGCAAGGTTTCGACAGTCCATGGGCTGGCTGCACACCTGGAGCGGCGTGGTGTTTGCCTGGTTATTATATTTTATCTTTGTGACTGGCAGTGTCGGTTATTTCGAAAACGAGATTGACCGCTGGATGAAGCCTGAAATTGTCACAAGCAATGATATTTCGGACAAACAAGCCATTGATTTGGCGATGGCACAGCTTGGCGAACACGCTGATGATGCATCTCAGTGGTATGTGAGCCTGCCTACCTCACGGGATCCTTACATCGAAATTTCCTGGTTACAGCCCGGCGACCCAGAGAAACAGGTCCGTCGTCAGTGGTATGAGAAGCCGCTTGAGCCAAATACGGGAGACATTACGTCTATCCGCGATACCAGTGGCGGAGAAACCCTGTACCGGCTGCACTATAACTTGCATTACGTGCCGCCGCTGGTGGGTTATATCCTGACCAGTCTGGCAGGCATGCTCATGTTAATTGGCTTGGTGACCGGGGTGATCATTCACAGGAAGATTTTTGCAGAGTTTTTTACTTTTCGAAGCGCTAAAGGCCTGCGTTCCTGGTTGGATATTCATAATGTTTTCAGTGTATTGCCATTGCCGTTTCATTTAATGATTACCTACAGCGGCGTTATGTTGCTCATGGGGGTGACCATGTCTAAGGTCATTGATAGTCAGTATGGTGAAGGCAGGCAGATGCATCGTCAGTTTTATGATGCTTCTCAGCTGGAGGATTACACCACTCTGGACACTGAGATTTTGCCCGCGCAGCTAAATGTAGATACGGCACTGTCTGATGCAAAACAGCGAGTGACCGATCAGGCGGTCAACTTTGTCGGTGTTATTGACAGGGGCACTGACACTGAACACATAGAGATCTGGTTTGAAACCAGTGAAGGGGTTGAGTTTGCCTCATTGCTCAAGTACCACGCCCGTACAGAGCGGGTTGAGGTTGAGATAGCAACTGGCAAAGTAGGGCGGGCTGCTGCAGTGTATGATCTACTTGAGCATCTTCACGAAGGCCTGTTTGCCGATATTTATCTGCGCTGGGTGTATTTCCTCTGCGGGTTGTTTGGTGCTGCGATGATTGCCTCTGGGATGATCATCTGGCTTAAAAAGCAAGTGATGAAAGAGGCCACACCTTCATTACTCATTACTTTAATTGCCAGGCTAAACAGAGGCGCTTTGCTGGGTCTGCCAATTGCGATTGGTTGTTATTTTTTAAGCAATCGACTGCTTGCGCCTGATATGCCAGACCGGGCTGCCTGGGAGATGCATGTGTTGTTTGCAGCATGGGTGCTGTGCTGTCTGTATTGTTTAATCAATCGGAGCCGGGAACAGTGGTCAACTTTGCTTTGGATCGCAGCACTGGTTTATTTTGCTATTCCTCTGGTCAATATGCTCACCACACACCACAGTGTCATAACCAGTCTGTTGAACGCTGACTGGTTGATGCTCGGTTTTGATCTCAGTATGTGGTT
- a CDS encoding response regulator transcription factor yields MVQKILLIEDDNTLSVYLADLLRKAGYHIDQCFDGERGLEVARTQQHHLILLDKMLPKLDGVTLLQKLRESSQQPVIMVSAKGAEEERIVGLSHGADDYVAKPFNATELLLRIERLLKRSHGNTAPITQSEITVDGLRLALQTQSITLHGEPLDFTPIQFKLLWALMSQQNTIVPKADLYLSVLNKKLGAYDRSLDMHLSRVRRKLNDANWYGERLQTVHGQGYCFK; encoded by the coding sequence GTGGTACAAAAAATACTCTTAATCGAAGACGACAATACGCTAAGCGTTTATCTGGCTGATTTATTGCGTAAAGCGGGCTATCACATAGATCAATGCTTTGACGGGGAACGGGGACTTGAAGTGGCAAGGACGCAGCAGCACCATTTGATCTTGCTGGATAAAATGTTACCTAAACTTGATGGGGTTACTTTGCTGCAAAAACTGCGCGAATCGAGCCAGCAGCCAGTGATCATGGTCTCCGCCAAAGGCGCAGAAGAAGAAAGGATTGTGGGCCTCAGTCATGGTGCGGATGACTACGTAGCAAAGCCTTTTAACGCGACAGAGTTATTACTGAGAATTGAGCGCCTGTTGAAGCGTAGTCATGGTAATACTGCACCCATCACTCAATCTGAAATTACTGTGGACGGTCTCAGGCTCGCACTGCAAACGCAGTCTATAACACTGCATGGTGAACCGCTGGATTTTACGCCGATCCAGTTCAAACTGCTGTGGGCACTCATGTCACAGCAAAATACTATAGTCCCTAAGGCTGACCTTTATTTGTCGGTATTGAACAAAAAGCTTGGCGCATATGATCGCAGCCTGGATATGCATTTAAGCCGGGTACGCAGAAAGCTCAATGATGCCAACTGGTATGGCGAGCGGCTGCAAACGGTGCATGGTCAAGGGTACTGTTTTAAATGA
- a CDS encoding RebB family R body protein: MAFPTAVNSQITDSVSQVNTNVLGDSPAVATGNFMLATSQALANAAHQATLSQRFSKTPVARGVDMLYGIDTATTAVGTSRIFR; the protein is encoded by the coding sequence ATGGCATTTCCTACCGCAGTAAACAGTCAGATCACAGATTCCGTCTCTCAGGTTAATACCAATGTACTAGGAGATAGTCCGGCCGTCGCGACCGGCAACTTTATGCTAGCGACAAGCCAGGCATTAGCCAATGCTGCACATCAGGCTACGCTTTCACAAAGATTCTCCAAAACGCCTGTTGCTCGGGGGGTGGACATGTTGTATGGCATAGATACAGCTACGACAGCAGTAGGCACTAGCAGGATATTCAGATAA